Within Piliocolobus tephrosceles isolate RC106 chromosome 7, ASM277652v3, whole genome shotgun sequence, the genomic segment tctgtccaaaaaaaaaaaaaaaaaaaaatctattgaacatttcaaaatagccagaagagaaGAACTGGAATGTTCTAGCATAAATAAGTGACAAATATTTAAGATTATGAATGTGTCAAGTACAtggatttaatttttacaaattacaTGAATTACATTATCACATGGACCCTGAAACTATGTATTACACGTCAATGAAAAAATTTTATAAGTCTGGAAAAACTAAAAGCTATGTGTTTCCATGTGTAAGTGTGTGTACTGgtacacacacagagaggagGATTTAAGGGtgggtgagtggaatgcagaaaaatgtaaacataagaaaagtgaagaaaatggaGGTCTATGAAAGTCTGTCAGACAAAGGGAACCCCCACCCTCCCAGGCACTGAATCAGTTAACCCTCAGTTTCAGCTGGGGGCTATGATGGGGAAGACGCGGAAAGGCGCTGGCCTCACCATGCTGGCTGGCACTCTTGGCTCTTAGGGACGGGCTGGGGGTCTGTGGCAGCCACCTCTGAGACACATACCTTCCAGGAAAGGATGTGACAGTGTTTGCAGAGCTGAAGGGTATCTCCATACTGCTCTTTCCTTGGGTAACATCGGACAAGTTTGAAATACATCTTCTTCCAATCCAGCTGCCCTTTGTCTGACAGAATTAATCGTTTGCGGATCTAAAATATCAGATGAATAAAAGAAATTGCAAGAGAGTTTGTCAAGAAGATGGCTTGTGGTTTTCTGGTTCTGAAAAGGTTGACTCTCACCCTTTCCCCCTCTTTTCAGCTCTACAATAGCGAGGGGAGAACTGTCACTATATAAACAAATACCTTCTTAGCCCTCCTCAGTTAAACAGTAGCTTTTCACcaagcttaaaacaaaacaaaacaaaacaaaaaaacaggtggCTGGTGACATGTTGCTAGTGACCTTTACTAAACTGCGGCTGGATGGTCCTTTAAATTTTAAGGGATCTCAATAAACAACTTCAATCTGTTCTTTGCTATAGACTTGAGTGATCATTTCCAGGGAGATGCAGTAACTGCTTGGCACCAGGGCTCTAGTTTATATCTAAATATTAGTGGATTCATGAACAGAACTTGTTGAACTCACACATCCAtataaagaaactggaaaaagaccAACAAACTTGAGGCAGCATGATGAAGGGAAACAGGCTTGGAGTTGGTGTCTGAAGGTCCAAATTCAAGGTCAGGGCCAGTTTCCTCACCCAAAGAGCTACTTCATTAATTTGGATATGTCACTTAGCCATTTGTGGCTTTAGTCCCTTCATCTGTTTAAAGTAGGTACAACAATACCTATCCTTCCCTGGGCcattagaataaaatgaaataatatctatGAAAGTactttaaggccgggcgcggtggctcacgcctgtaatcccagtactttgggaggccgaggcaagtggatcacctgaggtcaggagttcgagaccagcctggccaacatggtgaaaccctgtctctactaaaaacacaaaaattagccaggcatggtggcgcacacctgtaatcccaactgcttgggagactgaggcaggagaatcatttgaaccagggaggcagaggttgcagtgagccgagcctgTACTATtttactctagcctgggagacagagtgagattccgtctcaaaaaaaaaaaaaaaaaaaaaaaaaagaaacaacaaaaaaagtactttaaagcaCTCAGAAAATATAAGTTATGGGGTTACAGAAAAAAAGGATGGGTGCCAATTTATGGTTTTTTTGAGTGagttgtaaaatgagaataggtTAAGAatgtaagtttaatttttttcataaaaactacctgaaaaacacacacacacaacatctctatttaaaaactcaagactgggtgggcatgggggctcatgcctgtaatcccagtgctctggggaggccgaggcaggaggaccgcttgaggccaggagtttgaggccagcctgagcaacatagagagaccctatttctacaaaaacaataataaaaaaattatccggttgttgtggcatgagcctgtagtcccagctactcaggaggctgaggtgggagggtcgcttgagcccaagtggctgaggttgcagtgagctatgattgcatcgctgcactccagcctgggccatagagcaagaccctgtctcaaaaaacaaaaaacaaaatcacaaaactCCTTCAACTGTCATTTTTCAGTCAAACCAGGGAACCTGGAGTAGGGCGAACCCAGACCTGAGGCTTGAGCAGGGCACCAAGGAAGCTTGGGGTGGGGGCCGGagaaggagggtgggaggaaagcCCGCTGGGCCTTGCCGACCTGCCGCTCGGAGAAGTGGTACTGGCAGAGTTTCTTCCACAGCAGCCGGTCTTCGCTGAGCACGTGCAGGTCGGGGGCCGCCTGGCCCAGGCTGACCAGGTCCCGCCCGTCGCTCAGCCTCTGCATGATGTTCAGTTGTAGGCACAAAGGCAGGTCAGTGAAGGTGAGGCCTTTGAAGGCAGGCTGCAGAGAGAAGGGTGACAATAGGTGGGGTGCCAGAGAGCAGCGATTCACCAGGCCACACCTTCTAGGCATGCAGCTGTCCCCCTGTCCTCCACCCTCAAGGCAGTTTATTGATAAGAGGTCGAAAGCAGAGTAAATCTGCCCATCCTAAATGCAGACACGAGGCCATGGCCATGAGCCACAAAGAACTGTGTGGAGTGGGCTGAGCTGAGTGGTGCCAGAGGGATCTCCCTACATTTCCAAAGCTTGAAACTTTCACTCTTAAAGACTTTCCAAATGGTGCATGTGCTTTACTCAGTTCACACAGTTACAAGATTTGCTGCTTTCCGGAAGGCCTCACTGCCCTGGATGGAGTGGCCCAGACTGCCACCCCAGGTCCCATCTCTCTGGCCGCCTTCCAGACCTCAGGTCCCTCCAAGTAGGTTTACTCACTGGCACCTAAACACACCCGACTCAGCCTGACCTCAATGCCCTCGCCTCCCCAGTCCTCTCTGCTCAGCCACGTGGTCGTCCTGCTCAGATCCAGTTCAAACCTACTTCCTCTGAAAggccttttctgtttttgtgactCCCTTACCCACTGCACCTTCCTAGAATTCCTAGGATGTCTTTGAGACACTTTTTGCAATATCCTTCTTTTTGTCATGCAACATGggctttttttctaaaagaaacttTGAAAGGAACATTCTTGCTGGAACTTAAGCTCTATGAAGGCaggaattttaatcttttttcactACTGTGTCCTGGGTGTCTACAGGAGTGCCCAGCACATAGAAGGCACTCAACAAATACCTGTGGAATGAATGAAGCCCAAATAATGAAATAGGTAAAAAACAACACGAAGACTCTgtgctggggtgtgtgtgtgtgtgtgtgtgtgcgtgcacgcacGCACACTGGGAATGGCAGGTCCAGAAGCCCTTGGCCCAAGCTCCACCATCCCTTGAGACATCCCTATTCTAACCGAGGCCTCAGTGGAACATTGTGAAAACTGCTGGTCTGTGGATAATACCTTGGCAATTAATTGTGAGCTTCTCCAAGAGCTTCTGGTACATCCCTGAACTTACTAATATATTTAagcctttattgttttaaattttgatgagcTTATGATACCCTGCCCAGATCTACATCAGCAGGGTCTCATTTTATATCCCTTGTAGACCAGCCCAGCACAAGCCACCTCTCCTGAGTGTCTACTATGGCCTGGTGCTGAAGTTGCTGCAATAAGCTCTTTAGGCTGGTGAGAGACCCAGAGGCAGaaacaaataatcataaaataatataaaataagacaGTAAATGCTGTCATGGAGGGAAGCACAAAGCTCTGTGGGAAGGATCTGCACCTGGGAATCTGCACATGTATTTGCTGATGTGTCTTGAACAGCAACAGGATGCTGCCATCCA encodes:
- the FBXO32 gene encoding F-box only protein 32 isoform X2, encoding MNILEKVVLKVLEDQQNIRLIRELLQTLYTSLCTLVQRVGKSVLVGNINMWVYRMETILHWQQQLNNIQITRPAFKGLTFTDLPLCLQLNIMQRLSDGRDLVSLGQAAPDLHVLSEDRLLWKKLCQYHFSERQIRKRLILSDKGQLDWKKMYFKLVRCYPRKEQYGDTLQLCKHCHILSWKGTDHPCTANNPESCSVSLSPQDFINLFKF